A window of the Roseovarius sp. S88 genome harbors these coding sequences:
- the bchI gene encoding magnesium chelatase ATPase subunit I, which produces MTLAFPFSAIVGQDTMKQALILTAIDPGLGGVLVFGDRGTGKSTAVRALAALLPPIEVVEGCPVNAARPEDCPDWAEVRSKKIVKRPTPVVDLPLGVTEDRVTGALDIERALTQGEKSFESGLLARANRGYLYIDEVNLLEDHIVDLLLDVAQSGVNAVEREGLSIRHAARFVLVGSGNPEEGELRPQLLDRFGLSVEVMSPTDIDERIEVIRRRDAFETDTDRFMTKWKRQDGKIRKAILTARDRLRDTESSDAILKDCAALSLALGTDGLRGELTLLRAARALAAYEGAPAITRAHLSKVAPLALAHRLRRDPLDEAGSVTRVTRMVADVLG; this is translated from the coding sequence ATGACTTTGGCCTTCCCTTTTTCTGCCATCGTCGGTCAGGACACGATGAAGCAGGCCCTCATCCTGACCGCGATTGACCCTGGATTGGGCGGCGTTCTGGTTTTTGGCGACCGGGGCACGGGCAAATCCACCGCCGTGCGCGCCCTGGCGGCACTCCTGCCGCCCATCGAGGTGGTTGAGGGTTGCCCGGTGAACGCAGCGCGCCCCGAGGATTGCCCCGACTGGGCGGAGGTGCGCTCGAAGAAAATCGTCAAGCGCCCCACCCCGGTGGTCGACTTGCCCCTTGGCGTCACCGAGGACCGCGTGACCGGCGCGCTCGATATTGAACGCGCTTTGACCCAAGGCGAGAAGAGCTTTGAATCGGGCCTTCTGGCCCGCGCCAATCGGGGGTATCTCTATATTGACGAGGTGAACCTGCTTGAGGATCACATCGTCGATCTGTTGCTCGACGTGGCACAATCGGGCGTCAACGCGGTCGAGCGCGAAGGGCTCTCGATCCGGCACGCCGCCCGCTTTGTGCTCGTTGGCTCCGGCAACCCCGAGGAGGGCGAGCTGCGCCCGCAACTGCTTGATCGCTTTGGTCTTTCTGTCGAAGTCATGTCACCCACCGACATTGACGAACGGATCGAGGTGATCCGCCGCCGAGACGCGTTTGAAACCGATACGGACCGGTTCATGACCAAGTGGAAACGCCAGGACGGCAAGATCCGCAAGGCGATCCTGACCGCGCGGGACAGGCTGCGCGACACGGAAAGCAGCGATGCGATCCTCAAAGACTGCGCCGCGCTGAGCCTTGCGCTTGGCACGGATGGTCTGCGTGGGGAACTCACTTTGCTGCGCGCCGCGCGGGCCTTGGCCGCTTATGAAGGCGCGCCCGCCATCACCCGCGCGCATCTGAGCAAGGTCGCCCCGCTGGCTCTGGCCCATCGGTTGCGGCGCGACCCGCTGGACGAGGCCGGGTCGGTGACCCGTGTCACCCGTATGGTTGCGGACGTTCTGGGATGA
- the crtB gene encoding 15-cis-phytoene synthase, giving the protein MMQPKDMVHCAEAIRDGSRSFHAASKLLPRKVRDPALALYAFCRLADDAVDLHAEKADAVLRLHERLDLAYRGTPRDAPADRAFAAMIEEFGMPRELPEALLEGLAWDAMERRYATLSDLRAYSARVASAVGAMMCVLMRVRDADALARACDLGVAMQLTNIARDVGEDAREGRLYLPTDWLIDEGLEVDGFLEKPEMTMALRRVIKRLLREADALYLRSEAGVAALPLSSRPGIFAARYIYAGIGSQLRRLDMDSVSNRARTTGAQKIGWLMLSLGRAAGTLVMPRSSVIHARPLPETAYLVEAASDLAHRAPDWSDALYSTMATLRARDVTQATQRQARPRATGVA; this is encoded by the coding sequence ATGATGCAGCCCAAGGATATGGTGCATTGCGCAGAGGCCATTCGCGATGGCTCTCGCTCATTTCATGCCGCCTCCAAGCTTTTGCCGCGCAAGGTGCGGGATCCGGCCTTGGCGCTTTATGCGTTTTGTCGTCTGGCCGATGATGCGGTGGATTTGCATGCGGAAAAGGCCGATGCGGTGCTGCGCCTGCATGAAAGGCTGGATCTGGCCTATCGCGGCACGCCGCGTGATGCGCCTGCGGATCGGGCTTTTGCGGCGATGATTGAGGAATTTGGGATGCCGCGTGAGTTGCCCGAGGCTTTGCTCGAAGGGCTGGCATGGGATGCGATGGAACGACGTTATGCGACATTATCCGACCTGCGCGCTTATTCGGCGCGTGTGGCTTCGGCAGTCGGCGCGATGATGTGTGTGCTGATGCGGGTGCGCGACGCCGATGCGCTGGCGCGGGCCTGTGATCTGGGCGTCGCGATGCAACTGACGAATATCGCCCGCGATGTGGGCGAAGATGCGCGCGAAGGGCGGCTGTACTTGCCCACGGATTGGCTGATTGATGAAGGTCTGGAAGTTGACGGTTTTCTGGAGAAGCCGGAAATGACCATGGCCCTGCGCCGGGTGATCAAACGGCTCTTGCGGGAGGCGGATGCGCTTTACCTACGCTCTGAGGCCGGGGTGGCGGCACTTCCACTGTCCTCGCGTCCTGGGATTTTCGCGGCGCGCTACATCTATGCCGGGATTGGATCACAGCTTCGGCGGCTGGACATGGATTCGGTTTCTAACCGGGCCAGGACAACCGGCGCGCAAAAGATCGGTTGGTTGATGCTATCGCTGGGACGCGCGGCGGGCACGCTTGTGATGCCGCGCTCATCGGTGATTCATGCGCGCCCCTTGCCGGAAACGGCTTACCTTGTCGAAGCGGCGTCTGATCTTGCGCATCGCGCACCGGATTGGAGTGATGCGCTTTATTCAACAATGGCGACTTTGCGGGCGCGGGATGTCACGCAAGCCACTCAGAGGCAAGCGCGACCGCGCGCCACTGGCGTCGCATGA
- the crtD gene encoding 1-hydroxycarotenoid 3,4-desaturase CrtD — MEQRASAQGSRRVAVIGAGIGGLAAAARLAHAGLDVTVFERHSHAGGKLRTLPSPAGPVDTGPTVLTMRPVFEELFASMGERLEDHVTLIRQPLVARHFWPDGSQLDLFDSEDASAQAIADFAGPKAQAQFHRFCARARALFNGFDGPMMQAATPSLPKLATHVLMHPHLIPEMAPHKTLAGLLDSSFDDARLAQLFGRYATYVGGSPYQSPALLSLIWQAEAAGVWVVNGGMHQLALALMNLAKARGAVFRFDAHVERIEAQKGAVRGIQLRDCSVMTADCVLFNGDPKALTTGALGLDVARVAPQTKHAQRSLSAEVWAFAATPQGLDLAHHNVFFRTDPKPEFEALMRGERVADPTLYVCAQDRGLPEARPELERFEIIANAPPMGGWPAQEEFTRCQTRTFRTLDRFGLSFAPTPGREALTTPSGFARLFPASDGSLYGQSPHGTMAAFQRPTARTPVAGLYLVGGGTHPGAGVPMATLSARHAAAAILSDQTSTSPSRPMAMRGGISTGSRMAADAPSPSSRS; from the coding sequence ATGGAACAGCGCGCCTCTGCCCAAGGATCGCGCCGGGTTGCCGTGATCGGCGCCGGGATCGGCGGGCTTGCGGCGGCTGCGCGGCTGGCCCATGCGGGTCTCGATGTGACGGTATTTGAACGCCACAGCCACGCGGGGGGCAAACTGCGTACCCTGCCCTCACCCGCCGGCCCCGTGGACACAGGGCCCACTGTGTTGACCATGCGCCCTGTTTTCGAAGAGCTGTTTGCCAGCATGGGCGAACGCCTTGAGGATCACGTAACCCTGATCCGGCAGCCGCTGGTTGCGCGCCATTTCTGGCCTGATGGCAGTCAGCTTGACCTTTTTGACAGCGAAGACGCCAGCGCGCAGGCCATTGCAGATTTTGCCGGACCCAAGGCGCAAGCCCAATTCCACCGCTTCTGCGCACGCGCGCGCGCACTCTTTAACGGCTTTGATGGGCCAATGATGCAAGCCGCGACACCCAGCCTGCCCAAGCTTGCGACACATGTGTTGATGCATCCGCATCTCATCCCCGAGATGGCCCCGCACAAAACCCTCGCGGGTCTTCTGGACAGCAGCTTTGACGACGCCCGTCTGGCTCAACTTTTTGGCCGCTATGCCACCTATGTCGGCGGCTCACCTTATCAGTCTCCCGCGCTTCTGTCGCTGATCTGGCAAGCCGAAGCAGCAGGCGTTTGGGTGGTCAATGGGGGCATGCATCAGCTGGCGCTGGCCCTCATGAACCTAGCCAAAGCGCGCGGAGCTGTGTTCCGTTTTGACGCGCATGTCGAACGCATAGAGGCTCAGAAAGGCGCGGTGCGCGGCATCCAGTTGCGCGATTGCAGCGTTATGACCGCCGACTGCGTTCTCTTCAACGGCGACCCCAAAGCGCTGACCACAGGCGCCCTCGGATTAGATGTGGCGCGTGTAGCGCCGCAAACCAAGCACGCTCAGCGCAGCCTCTCCGCCGAGGTCTGGGCCTTTGCCGCTACACCGCAGGGCCTCGATCTGGCGCATCACAATGTCTTTTTCCGTACCGACCCAAAGCCAGAATTTGAGGCCCTGATGCGCGGCGAGCGCGTAGCCGACCCCACGCTCTATGTCTGCGCCCAGGATCGCGGTCTGCCAGAGGCCCGGCCCGAACTGGAACGATTTGAGATCATCGCGAATGCCCCGCCCATGGGCGGCTGGCCTGCGCAAGAGGAGTTCACCAGATGTCAGACACGCACCTTCCGCACGCTGGACCGTTTCGGACTGAGCTTTGCACCGACACCGGGACGCGAGGCGCTGACAACACCTTCGGGCTTCGCCCGGCTGTTTCCCGCCTCGGACGGATCCCTCTACGGGCAGAGCCCGCATGGAACAATGGCGGCCTTTCAAAGGCCGACAGCACGGACCCCGGTCGCAGGGCTCTACTTGGTGGGGGGCGGGACCCATCCGGGGGCGGGCGTCCCGATGGCCACCCTCTCCGCCCGGCACGCGGCCGCGGCGATCTTGAGCGACCAAACTTCAACCTCTCCGTCCCGCCCAATGGCTATGCGTGGTGGTATATCGACGGGATCAAGGATGGCGGCGGACGCGCCATCTCCATCATCGCGTTCATAG
- a CDS encoding magnesium chelatase subunit D: MTRPAAATRMERALAALAVDPGGLKGMVLRARMSPVRQAFETALKHMPDAPRRIHPGISDLQLFGGLNIAASLAEGRPVRDKGLFETPGLLVLTMAERTGADLAARLAQILDADTGHALVLLDEGATAEEAPPLSLQDRLAFHIEPQDEALRTQALRLPARADLDTARKGLARIAVPDDAMGLLVALAARFGIDSLRAPLLALRTARALTALDREKSVGEAALMEAVELVYPSRATRFPAEAEDSAMDPPPDTPQPPDDATDEGSGKGAGELPDEILVQAIAALLPPDLLDRLKVARAAQARAASSGAGSKRRGNRRGRPLPSRPGRPSQQARIDPVATLRSAAPWQRLRRTPQNAHRPVIIYPSDIRLRRFEDRSDRLLIFTVDASGSSAVARLAEAKGAVELMLAQAYARRDHVALVAFRGDGAELLLPPTRSLVQAKRQLSSLPGGGGTPLAAGLVAASELAQHARGRGMSPTLVLLTDGRANIPLSGTPDRAEARQDAETIAAGLARQGIPGVLVDTANRPAENARNIAARLGADYLALPRADAHKISASVTAALEH, encoded by the coding sequence ATGACCCGACCCGCCGCGGCGACCCGAATGGAACGCGCGCTGGCGGCGTTGGCGGTGGACCCCGGAGGACTCAAGGGCATGGTCCTGCGGGCGCGCATGTCGCCCGTGCGGCAGGCATTTGAAACTGCGCTGAAGCACATGCCAGATGCACCGCGCCGCATTCATCCCGGCATTTCTGATTTGCAGCTCTTTGGCGGCCTCAACATCGCAGCGTCACTGGCTGAGGGCCGACCCGTGCGGGATAAGGGGCTCTTTGAGACGCCAGGGCTTCTGGTCCTGACCATGGCGGAACGCACTGGCGCTGATTTGGCGGCGAGGTTGGCGCAAATTCTGGATGCCGATACTGGCCACGCCCTGGTGCTTCTGGACGAAGGGGCTACGGCGGAAGAAGCCCCGCCTTTATCCCTGCAAGACCGGCTCGCCTTTCATATTGAACCTCAGGATGAGGCGCTTAGGACCCAAGCGTTGCGCCTGCCTGCACGCGCCGATCTGGACACGGCGCGCAAGGGTTTGGCACGCATTGCCGTGCCCGATGATGCCATGGGGCTTCTGGTGGCCCTGGCCGCGCGGTTCGGGATCGACAGCCTGCGCGCGCCCCTTTTGGCCCTGCGCACTGCGCGCGCTCTCACGGCTCTGGACCGTGAAAAGTCAGTAGGCGAAGCGGCCTTGATGGAAGCGGTCGAACTGGTCTACCCCAGCCGCGCCACGCGTTTTCCGGCAGAGGCAGAAGATTCCGCTATGGACCCGCCGCCAGACACGCCCCAGCCGCCGGACGACGCGACAGATGAGGGCAGCGGCAAAGGTGCAGGCGAATTGCCCGATGAAATCCTGGTACAGGCGATTGCCGCCTTGCTGCCGCCCGATTTACTGGACCGCCTCAAAGTGGCCCGCGCCGCCCAAGCCCGCGCTGCCAGCAGTGGCGCTGGCTCCAAACGGCGTGGCAACCGTCGGGGGCGGCCTTTGCCCTCGCGCCCCGGTCGTCCGTCGCAGCAAGCGCGCATTGATCCCGTCGCCACCCTGCGTAGCGCCGCCCCCTGGCAGCGCCTGCGCCGCACGCCGCAGAATGCGCACCGCCCGGTGATCATCTATCCCTCAGACATTCGCCTGCGCCGTTTTGAGGACCGGTCAGACCGGCTTCTCATCTTCACTGTGGATGCCTCCGGCTCTTCCGCCGTCGCCCGTCTGGCCGAAGCCAAAGGGGCTGTGGAACTGATGCTGGCGCAGGCTTACGCACGGCGCGATCACGTCGCCCTTGTTGCGTTTCGTGGTGACGGAGCCGAGCTTCTCTTGCCGCCGACGCGCTCGCTGGTGCAGGCCAAACGACAGCTCTCTTCCCTGCCCGGCGGGGGCGGCACACCGTTGGCAGCGGGGTTGGTCGCCGCGTCAGAACTCGCCCAACACGCCCGTGGACGTGGGATGAGCCCCACCCTTGTCTTGCTGACCGACGGTCGCGCAAACATCCCGCTCAGCGGCACGCCTGATCGTGCTGAGGCCCGGCAAGACGCCGAAACCATCGCCGCAGGTCTGGCGCGCCAAGGCATACCTGGTGTGCTCGTCGACACCGCCAACCGCCCCGCCGAGAACGCCCGAAACATTGCCGCGAGGCTAGGGGCAGACTACCTCGCCCTGCCCCGTGCCGACGCGCACAAGATCAGCGCCTCGGTGACTGCCGCGCTGGAGCATTGA
- the bchO gene encoding alpha/beta fold hydrolase BchO, translating into MDWERDLPDWPLSAQSRRIQHRPHNWHVQELGKGPLLLLLHGAGATTHTWRDLIPTLAKTHRVIALDLPGHGFTQAGSRFRLGLERTADDIAALCAAEGWHPSTLIGHSAGGAVALELSLRLTTPEGKPPAVIGINAALDRFEGMAGWLFPMLAKFLAMNPLTAMAFAAGGGRPDRARNVIRSTGSTLSEEGLAFYSRLLSDRAHVDGTLQMMAAWNTDGIWGRMPQVTAPCLLITGEKDGAVPPSVSERAAARLPNAKVQKLDGLGHLAHEEAPTEVTKIILDWLET; encoded by the coding sequence GTGGATTGGGAGCGTGACCTCCCCGATTGGCCGCTCAGCGCGCAATCCCGACGCATCCAACACCGCCCCCATAACTGGCATGTGCAAGAACTGGGCAAGGGTCCGCTCCTTCTGTTGCTGCATGGGGCCGGGGCGACAACCCATACGTGGCGAGATCTGATCCCCACACTGGCCAAAACCCACCGCGTCATCGCGCTTGATCTTCCCGGGCACGGGTTCACGCAGGCCGGAAGCCGGTTTCGCCTCGGGCTTGAGCGTACTGCTGATGACATCGCGGCCCTTTGCGCCGCCGAAGGCTGGCACCCGTCAACGCTCATCGGCCATTCTGCTGGGGGCGCAGTCGCGCTTGAACTGTCGCTACGCCTCACAACACCAGAGGGCAAACCACCCGCGGTCATCGGCATCAACGCCGCCCTTGACCGGTTTGAAGGCATGGCCGGGTGGCTTTTTCCCATGCTCGCCAAATTTCTGGCCATGAACCCACTCACGGCCATGGCCTTTGCCGCAGGGGGCGGACGGCCAGACCGCGCGCGCAATGTGATCCGCTCTACCGGCTCGACCCTGAGCGAAGAAGGTCTGGCCTTTTACAGCCGCCTGCTCTCTGACCGCGCCCATGTGGACGGAACCTTGCAAATGATGGCGGCCTGGAACACTGACGGTATCTGGGGCCGCATGCCTCAGGTCACCGCACCCTGCCTTTTGATCACCGGAGAGAAAGACGGGGCCGTGCCGCCCTCCGTCTCAGAGCGCGCCGCCGCGCGCCTGCCCAATGCAAAGGTGCAGAAACTCGACGGTTTGGGGCATCTGGCACATGAAGAAGCCCCGACAGAAGTCACCAAGATCATCCTCGATTGGCTGGAGACCTGA
- the tspO gene encoding tryptophan-rich sensory protein TspO, with protein MSWLVFGIFLVACLSAGATGGLFPPGKWYEGLSKPAWTPPNWVFPVAWTTLYLCMAAAGARAAVRPDNSVAMALWALQIALNGLWTPVFFGLQRIKLGLVVLIGLWLSVFFGMIALWQVDWIAGLLFVPYLAWVSTAGALNYSVMRLNPEAAKAG; from the coding sequence ATGAGCTGGCTTGTTTTCGGCATATTCCTCGTGGCCTGCCTGTCGGCAGGGGCCACGGGCGGGCTTTTCCCGCCGGGCAAGTGGTACGAGGGGTTGAGTAAACCCGCGTGGACGCCCCCCAACTGGGTCTTTCCCGTGGCCTGGACGACGCTTTACCTTTGTATGGCAGCGGCAGGCGCGCGCGCGGCGGTGCGACCTGACAATAGCGTGGCCATGGCGCTATGGGCGTTGCAGATCGCGCTCAATGGGTTGTGGACACCAGTGTTTTTTGGGCTGCAGCGGATCAAACTGGGGCTGGTTGTGCTGATCGGGCTTTGGCTGTCAGTGTTCTTCGGGATGATTGCGCTCTGGCAGGTGGACTGGATCGCGGGGCTTTTATTTGTGCCTTATCTGGCATGGGTGTCGACGGCGGGGGCGCTCAACTACTCTGTGATGCGACTGAACCCCGAGGCGGCTAAGGCGGGGTGA
- the crtC gene encoding carotenoid 1,2-hydratase has translation MKDGGGRAISIIAFIGSVFSPWYAWSGRRNPENHVCINVATYGPGGRFTMTDRGQSALRQTEDSFTVGPSSLHWRNGQLTIEIDEISSPPLVSRVRGRVTVTPSALSQVELPLTEDGAHIWRPFAPTAKIEVDLDRDGWQWDGHGYFDANFGTRALEQDFTYWTWGRFPTGDGSTCFYDATRLDGSELGMGIRFDGEGHAEVVTPPPKTRMKRSLWALYRETRADPGHQPTQVMPMLDAPFYNRAAVRTVIEGEDTVGVHEALDLKRFRSPLLKPILALRVPRRPHWTFRG, from the coding sequence ATCAAGGATGGCGGCGGACGCGCCATCTCCATCATCGCGTTCATAGGGTCAGTTTTTTCGCCCTGGTACGCCTGGTCAGGCCGCCGCAACCCGGAAAACCACGTCTGCATCAACGTCGCCACCTACGGACCCGGCGGGCGGTTTACCATGACCGACAGGGGGCAAAGCGCCCTGCGCCAGACCGAAGACAGCTTTACCGTTGGCCCCTCCTCGCTGCATTGGCGGAACGGACAACTCACTATCGAGATTGACGAAATCAGCTCTCCGCCGCTGGTCAGCCGCGTGCGCGGACGCGTGACAGTCACGCCCAGCGCGCTCAGCCAAGTGGAACTGCCGCTCACCGAGGACGGCGCGCATATCTGGCGCCCCTTCGCACCGACTGCCAAGATCGAGGTCGATCTGGATCGCGATGGCTGGCAATGGGACGGGCACGGCTATTTCGACGCCAATTTCGGCACCCGCGCACTGGAACAGGACTTCACTTACTGGACCTGGGGGCGCTTTCCCACGGGCGATGGCAGCACATGTTTTTATGACGCCACCCGGCTTGACGGTTCCGAGTTGGGCATGGGCATCCGCTTTGATGGCGAGGGCCATGCAGAGGTCGTCACGCCCCCACCCAAGACCCGCATGAAACGCAGCCTCTGGGCGCTCTACCGCGAAACCCGGGCAGATCCTGGGCACCAACCGACGCAAGTGATGCCGATGCTGGATGCCCCGTTTTACAATCGCGCCGCTGTGCGCACAGTGATCGAGGGAGAAGACACCGTAGGCGTACATGAAGCGCTTGATCTCAAACGCTTTCGCTCGCCCCTGCTAAAGCCCATACTGGCCCTGCGCGTCCCGCGTCGTCCGCATTGGACATTCAGAGGCTAA
- the crtA gene encoding spheroidene monooxygenase, translating to MRNSAIQTVSLSFFRFPRGAARLWAFAMMGLARPSLRRVPDIGFWKLCGSGTGEGFTPIPNTGVYAILATWPNLKVAQERVDSEWIFKRYQAKSEENYTLFMSTLSTRGIWSGVAPFDSNPVSDTGPIAALTRATISPLAALSFWRRVPDISTVIGQDPNVAFKIGIGEIPLLHQITFSVWPDTHVMANFARKDGPHARAIKAVRDGNWFREELYARFRILDSRGTWHGRDPLEHLRHAA from the coding sequence TTGAGGAATAGTGCGATCCAAACCGTAAGCCTCAGCTTTTTCCGCTTCCCGCGCGGTGCCGCGCGGCTCTGGGCCTTTGCCATGATGGGTCTGGCGCGGCCAAGCCTGCGCCGCGTGCCGGATATTGGCTTTTGGAAACTCTGCGGCTCGGGCACCGGCGAAGGGTTCACACCTATTCCAAATACCGGGGTCTATGCCATCCTCGCCACATGGCCAAACTTGAAGGTCGCCCAGGAACGTGTTGACTCAGAATGGATATTCAAACGCTACCAAGCCAAGTCCGAGGAAAACTACACACTGTTCATGAGCACGCTGTCCACACGCGGCATCTGGTCCGGTGTAGCTCCGTTTGACAGCAACCCGGTATCAGACACAGGTCCAATCGCCGCCCTCACCCGCGCCACGATCAGCCCACTGGCCGCGCTCAGTTTCTGGCGTCGGGTGCCGGACATCAGCACCGTGATCGGACAAGACCCCAATGTGGCCTTCAAGATCGGCATTGGCGAGATTCCTCTTCTGCACCAGATCACCTTTTCGGTCTGGCCAGACACGCATGTCATGGCCAATTTCGCCCGCAAGGACGGCCCGCACGCCCGCGCGATCAAGGCCGTGCGCGATGGAAACTGGTTCCGCGAAGAGCTTTATGCCCGGTTTCGCATCCTCGACAGCCGTGGCACATGGCACGGGCGCGACCCCCTTGAACATCTGAGGCACGCAGCATGA
- a CDS encoding phytoene desaturase — translation MLTRIDPTLQQAVERATAPHAVVIGAGLGGLASAMRLGAKGYRVTVLDRLEGPGGRGSAIWQNGHRFDLGPTIVTVPQVFRDLWAACGRDFEAEVDLRPLDPFYEIRWPDGSHFTARQDTDAMRAEVARLSPPDAKGYDRFLKDSEARYLFGFEDLGRRSMHKLWDLIKVLPTFGMLRADRSVYGHAAKRFRDERLRMAFSFHPLFIGGDPFRVTSMYILVSHLEKEFGVHYAMGGVEAIAKAMSDVVQEQGGLVRHKAEVDEILVKSNRAAGVRLTGGEVVAADVVVSNADAGHTYSHLMRNVSRRRWTAPRLKKSRWSMGLFVWYFGTKGTRGDWADVGHHTILNGPRYKGLVDDIFIKGHLAEDMSLYVHRPTVTDPTAAPDGDDTFYALSPVPHLGHDNGVEWTEIAERYRAKVQAVLEDQLLPGLGGKITASEVFTPETFRDRYLSPYGTGFSLEPRIFQSAWFRPHNVSEELEGLYLTGAGTHPGAGLPGVVSSAEVLGQLVPDAAEVKAR, via the coding sequence ATGTTGACACGTATAGACCCGACCCTTCAGCAGGCCGTCGAACGCGCCACCGCGCCACATGCGGTTGTGATCGGGGCGGGGTTGGGCGGATTGGCCTCGGCGATGCGGCTTGGGGCCAAGGGGTATCGCGTGACGGTTCTAGACCGGCTGGAAGGGCCGGGCGGACGTGGTTCGGCGATTTGGCAGAACGGGCATCGCTTTGATCTGGGGCCGACGATCGTGACCGTACCGCAGGTGTTTCGCGACCTCTGGGCGGCCTGTGGGCGGGATTTCGAGGCTGAGGTGGATCTGCGACCGCTTGATCCGTTTTATGAGATTCGCTGGCCCGATGGCAGTCACTTCACCGCGCGGCAGGATACCGATGCCATGCGTGCCGAGGTGGCCCGGCTGAGCCCGCCTGACGCCAAGGGTTATGACAGGTTCCTGAAAGACAGCGAGGCGCGCTATCTCTTCGGGTTCGAAGACCTTGGTCGGCGCTCAATGCACAAGCTTTGGGACCTGATCAAGGTGCTGCCGACCTTTGGGATGCTGCGCGCGGACCGGTCGGTCTATGGCCATGCTGCCAAGCGGTTTCGTGATGAGCGGTTGCGCATGGCGTTTTCGTTCCATCCGCTGTTCATCGGGGGCGATCCGTTCCGCGTCACCTCAATGTATATCCTCGTCAGCCATCTCGAAAAAGAGTTCGGCGTGCACTACGCCATGGGCGGGGTCGAGGCGATTGCCAAGGCGATGTCCGATGTGGTGCAAGAGCAGGGGGGCCTTGTGCGCCACAAGGCGGAAGTGGATGAAATCCTTGTTAAATCCAACCGTGCTGCTGGCGTGCGTCTCACCGGTGGAGAGGTGGTCGCTGCTGATGTTGTCGTTTCAAACGCGGATGCCGGGCACACTTATTCGCATCTGATGCGCAATGTGTCGCGCCGCCGCTGGACCGCGCCACGGTTGAAGAAATCGCGATGGTCCATGGGGCTTTTCGTCTGGTATTTCGGCACCAAGGGCACGCGCGGCGACTGGGCGGATGTGGGCCATCATACAATCCTCAATGGACCACGTTACAAGGGGCTGGTGGATGACATCTTTATCAAGGGGCATCTGGCCGAGGACATGAGCCTTTATGTGCATCGGCCCACGGTGACAGACCCCACAGCCGCGCCTGATGGCGATGACACGTTCTACGCGCTGAGCCCGGTGCCGCATCTGGGGCATGACAACGGCGTTGAGTGGACCGAGATCGCGGAACGCTACCGCGCCAAGGTGCAAGCCGTGCTCGAAGATCAGCTTTTGCCGGGGCTGGGGGGCAAGATCACAGCCTCCGAAGTGTTTACGCCCGAGACGTTCCGAGATCGCTATCTCAGCCCGTATGGCACTGGATTTTCCCTTGAGCCGCGCATTTTCCAAAGTGCCTGGTTCCGCCCGCACAATGTCAGTGAAGAGCTTGAAGGGCTGTATTTGACTGGAGCGGGTACGCATCCCGGCGCAGGATTGCCGGGGGTGGTGTCCAGTGCCGAGGTGCTGGGTCAGCTTGTTCCGGACGCCGCAGAGGTCAAAGCGCGATGA
- a CDS encoding polyprenyl synthetase family protein: MPLSHRINSAVLNALEIAQAAPAPGKLAEALSYATTPGGARIRPTILLSVAMACGDDQPMLTDAAAAALELIHCASLVHDDLPCFDDAALRRGKPSVHLAYSEPLAVLTGDSLIILAFEVLARAAHHDESRAAKLVLSLAQRTGMPGGICAGQGWESEAEVDLTAYHRSKTAALFVAATEMGAIAAGHDAESWHDLGALIGEAFQVADDLRDAVLDEESLGKPVGQDDLHGRPNAVATYGVDGAVSRLKDILAGAIASIPSCPGEAQLAEMVRLQAQAIMPKMPAKYRT, translated from the coding sequence ATGCCGCTGTCTCACCGCATAAACTCTGCCGTTTTGAACGCGTTGGAGATCGCGCAGGCCGCGCCTGCTCCCGGCAAGCTGGCCGAGGCACTCAGCTATGCCACCACACCAGGTGGCGCGCGCATCCGGCCCACAATCCTGCTGTCGGTGGCGATGGCCTGTGGCGATGATCAGCCGATGCTCACTGATGCAGCTGCTGCAGCACTGGAGCTGATCCATTGCGCCTCGCTGGTGCATGATGATCTGCCGTGTTTTGACGATGCCGCGCTCAGGCGGGGCAAGCCATCGGTGCATCTGGCCTATTCCGAGCCGCTGGCGGTGCTGACGGGTGACAGCCTGATCATTCTGGCCTTTGAAGTTCTGGCGCGCGCTGCACACCATGACGAGAGCAGGGCGGCCAAACTGGTGCTGTCCCTGGCACAACGCACCGGTATGCCGGGCGGCATATGTGCTGGGCAAGGTTGGGAAAGCGAGGCTGAAGTTGACCTGACAGCCTATCACCGGTCCAAAACCGCCGCGCTCTTTGTCGCCGCCACCGAAATGGGCGCGATTGCTGCGGGCCATGATGCCGAATCTTGGCATGACCTCGGGGCTTTGATCGGTGAGGCGTTCCAGGTGGCCGATGATCTGCGCGACGCGGTTCTTGATGAGGAAAGCCTTGGCAAACCGGTAGGACAGGACGACCTTCATGGGCGACCCAATGCGGTGGCCACATACGGAGTTGATGGGGCCGTCTCGCGGCTCAAGGATATTCTGGCAGGCGCAATTGCCTCGATCCCATCCTGCCCCGGAGAGGCACAGCTGGCCGAGATGGTTCGGCTTCAGGCGCAGGCGATTATGCCGAAAATGCCTGCCAAATACCGGACATAG